The genomic window CTTCTATCTTGCTAGGAGAGATGGTAGATTACAGCAGTAGAGTAAGTCATGTGTTGTTAAGGTATGTTTAATATGTCAGCTTGTTTTGCTTTACTTCCTTGTTAGAAGAGTTTTATTGTGGAGGAGGTGGTAGACTACTGGAATATAACAGTGGTGTAAAAAAAGAAGCAGTATAACACTAAAAAAAATTAGCTTCCTGTTGACTGTTCAGAGAATCTTTAGAGCCTTATTAACTAGTTCTGGTCAATTAACTTTACAACTTCAAGGATATGTGATTTAATGAGTTCTTTCCTCCAGGCAAGTAGGAGGCCTCAGACTGTAGTGGAGGTTGGACGGTTAAAGCTATAGCGATTTAGTAAAAATGAATACTATAACAAGAATCCTatgagaaatataaataaataatgcttTCAGTCTTGAGCATATGAAAGTAGATTTTACAGTTTAatgttcattatttttcatttgtttcagctGAAAATTCAGTATCACCAGTGACTGTGAAACAAACCTCAAATCCTGTGGAAGCCAGGTCTCACCACACCAGCCTGAATGTTTCCACCACCAGTGCCCCAACCTTTGTGCccagttcagaaaaaaatgaagtgaccACATCCGTAGTCTCTCCGTCACCTACTACTATGCCCCAAATGGAAGTTGATGTTACCGAAGATACTAGAATAGAGGAAGAGGAACTTCTTACACTGAACAGTTCTCCATCTGTAGCCAAGGATGCTTTGGACAATGGGGATTATGGAGAACAAGAGTATGACTTGACTCCCAATCCCAGAGATGATACTGATGAGCAAATGCAAGAAAATACAGGTTATGCAGGATTTGAAAAGACGGTCAATCTGAACAATTTTCATGAGACAAAATCCTTTAAGTCTCCAGCATCAAATATAGGAGAGGAAGAcagccatttcttttttcatctcatTATTTTTGCTCTTTTGATTGCTGTTGTTTATGTCACATATCATAACAAAAGAAAGGTGAGTTTGAgaattttcttcatctctgtaTGTCagaatcaagtttttttttccaaatactgTTGAGTACTTGTGTTTTGGCCCTTGTTGCCTACGTCAAGTTTTATTTCTGAACAGATTTATTTCCCCTTTTGGTTCATATGAttaatactttgtaaaatctccATAAAAGAGGATTTGAAATTATAACTATTTTCTGACTAAAGTCATTTtagtcagaaaatgaaaaaataattttaggaaaCATGACTACTCTTGATGGTAACATTTTTGCGAGTtaatttgaagatgaaatttgaGGATATCTAAGCAGCAGTCTGCATGTCTGTATTCTAgccttgtatgtgtgtgtgtattaaaccCTCTTAGACCAATGGTAACAAGTGTGTACTTCTGATTGAGAGTTAAATTGAATCCTTAAAGAGCAAATtaagtagattttaaaaaatattttctatataaaCTGAGTATGGCTTGTGctttagaattcattttcttaaaaggTATTTAATTTTGCCTTTAAATTTACTTTGGCACTTCATTCATgacttgtttgatttctttttttgaagactGGGttgtttaaaatatctatttcttgttttgtttttgtattttatatgtttGCAGCTCATTAATTTCCTTTGAATTCCCAATATTGCTGGCATATAATTGTGTTAGTAGTTTCTCATAACTTTTTGAAATTTCTGTTGTGAATTCTTggtgatttctatttttttctttatttatttttagtgtttcacaatcactaccatataatctAGATTTTTTCttaccctccctccccctccctcctcaatacttcctccctccctccccaagatggcatacaattttatataggttctacacatacattcctattaaatacattttcaccatagtcattttgtatagaagaattaaaatgaatgggagaaatcatgtaacaaactaAAAcgtaatacaaatgaaaatgatctgctacaatctgcgattgaattccatagttctttctctgaacgtggaaggcattttgccttaaaagaccattgggaattttttaagacCTTGCATTacagtgaagttccaagtctaccagaaaaaatcctcacacattatggttgttgctgtgtacaaagttctcctggttctgctccttttgctcagcatcagatcatgtaagtctttccaggcctctctgaagtcttcctgttcatcatttcttataccacaatagtattcccttacattcgtataccacagtttattcagccattccccaattgatgggcatccccatgatttccagtttttggctatcacatagagtgctgctacaaatatttttgtacatgtgggaccctttcccatttttatgctctcttgggTAGAAACTGTGTTGTTGGGTCAAAGTGATTTCTATTTCAGTTGTcactttgctttctcttttttatcaggTTGTCAAGTGGCTTATTGATTTTTGATAGTCTAAAGTAATAGCTGTTAACTTTGCTTATCAATTCTTtagactttttattttctctactttttaacatttcttctttttgctattattttaggATTGCTAATTTTTCTCTAGTATTTTTTCAGTGCATTGATTCactctatcatcatcattattatttttctgttgtaTTATAAGTTTTCAGAATTACACAATTTCCTTGGAAGACTTTTAACTGTGTCGTAGAACTTTTCTTTTGCTTATATTTACTGTATTGATTGCTTATTGAGTTATACTTgtgtggatctgtgatttcattagtataaagaACTCTCTAATTAATCCACCTTCACTataacttgtagtcttagagagttgtttagagcactgagaggttaggtgatttgccagagtcacacagccagaatgtaTCAGAAGTAGAACTTGAATCCTGGTCTTGTTCGCTTTGAGATCAGCTCTTTATTCACTATGCTAGGCTGTCTTTCTTCTTGTAATAGATCATTTATAtatcttctttttcatatttgtgcatgatttcttttttgttttaacataTCATAAAAATCTATGGGGTGCTTATAAGCTGAGTGTCCCAAAAattcagttttaagctattaaatacattttaatagcttaaaactgcactaagatttttgggacttTCTGAATTCGTCTATAATTTAACATTCCTGTTTAAAAGTTGTCATGTATCCTTTAAGTCACTGAGgtcttgtttcctttttgtttatccTTTAGTTTTGTCTGCCTCTAAGAGAGGAATGTTAAAGTCTCCTATCAATGGTTTCCTACAGTATAcccaacttttcttttaaaaatcgaGTCTATGCTATTGGATACATGtaaattaatgttatttttttcattgtagtatttttaaatatgtttcttgtttttctttcttgactttattaatttttattgatgctttatttgaaatcatgattgcaattcttgctttattttagttatttgaaGCACcctgtgtttatgtatgtatacatgaaaTTTGGggttacatgtatacacacaaatgtagATGTGTACAAAGTACTTCAAATGTCTAAAAGTGTATAAATAGATGAGTAAAAatgtgtattatacacacacacacacacacattttttagCACATGgtggattttgatttttttaatccattctttgtGTCTTATTCTCTTTATTGTAGAATTAAATGATAATTTAGCATTTAGGGTTGTAATTATTAAGtgtgtgaattttaaaaatcaactatttacatatgtacatacatacataatggaAATTTGCCTTCCCTTGTATATCAACaattaatttcttccatttgttttatttgtaataaTCTGAATTGTGTATCATCCCCTCAACTTCCCTCTCTCCTATTATCTTGACTAATCCCAAACCCCTTGGATATACTTTTATTATTGTTTactctctcttttgtttatttaatcTTTCCCTTTCCTAGCTCAGATAGATCTGACACTATCTTCATTGTTAGTGTTATTACTTTGCAATGGCCTTTTCTAAgaagaattattttccttctacttctctcttACATTTTATCCCTTGAATCACATAGAATTAGTTATTTCTTGATGAAGGAATAGGGTAGTTCATTGGGTCCAGTCCTATTTTTTGTCTATTTCCCTATCACTTAAATCTTTAATGTCATGTCACTCTTGCTTTGAACTCTTTTCATGCTTCCTGGCTAGCCAGCAACTTTCCCTCAGAGTGTGAATTAAAACTAAGCCCTCTGATGACCTAAAGCATTCAGCTCCTCCTCCCCACATCCAACTCTCAAATCAGTTGCCTTCCCTGACTGTCTCATCCTTCAACTGAGTCTCATATGAAGATATAGCCCTTCTTCATTCCAAGGCAAATATACATAAATGATCCCAATCCATTCTGTCTTCTCTCAGCAAATTTCCTCTTCTACCATCCCCATTCTGTTGCTTCCTTGCTGCCTACAGGTACTCccttgtctcccccatccttGAGAAACCTCACTTGATATAACTATCTTTTCTAGCTAATGTCCCATATTTCTCTtacctttgtggctaaactccttaagaaagtCTTTTACACTTGATGTATATACTTCTCTTCTTACTTCCTCTAAAATCTCTGGATTTGGAgactttttacttttattatttgatATGGATGGGGGAAACTTTCCCTGGGAAATTGAGATATTTTCCCAAGTTTTTGCCTTTAAATTGACCAAGTGTTGAGCTGAATTCTCCCATATTTTAAATGACATGTTAGGGTATATGAGAGCAAAGGAACTGTGCCTAGTATGTCGTGATCAGTATGTTTAGATCGTCTGGACT from Notamacropus eugenii isolate mMacEug1 chromosome 1, mMacEug1.pri_v2, whole genome shotgun sequence includes these protein-coding regions:
- the C1H5orf15 gene encoding keratinocyte-associated transmembrane protein 2; the encoded protein is MASVPARRTMEVALQERPPPRPREPVRRRPDLSARASPLLLLLLLLVFPELLGAENSVSPVTVKQTSNPVEARSHHTSLNVSTTSAPTFVPSSEKNEVTTSVVSPSPTTMPQMEVDVTEDTRIEEEELLTLNSSPSVAKDALDNGDYGEQEYDLTPNPRDDTDEQMQENTGYAGFEKTVNLNNFHETKSFKSPASNIGEEDSHFFFHLIIFALLIAVVYVTYHNKRKIFLMVQSRKWRDGLCSKTVEYHRLDQNVNEAQIRCLLEQAYKEDLRKKQLSRRK